DNA from Fusarium musae strain F31 chromosome 7, whole genome shotgun sequence:
ATAACGTGTATTGTATCGATTGGCTTGACATGAAGTCGAAGCCGACGCGATGACTCAGTATCGATTTTTGGTGATGTTTTCAAGCATCCGCCTGCATCCCAGCCTGCGCTATCGCAAAGAACAAGTGGCTCATCGTAGGCATGACATCGAAGATCAGGGGCCCAAGTCGGTATGTTGGAATGCTGCCGCATATAGCCCATCCAAGAAAGGGCTAGAAGATCAAGGGAGTCCCCATTGCAAAGGAGTGCTTCGGCTGTAGCAATGAAAACTTGCTCTTCAGTGATTCTGTAATTCGCTTTTGGTACTGGTCGTTTATCCGCAATACCGTGAAAAGCAAAGACTTTGTCGCAGGTCCTTGTCGCTTGGCAATGATATGCAGCCTGAAGGAGAGTCTCATAGCATACCCCACTTTCTCCCTCATACGCCTTCTTCTGGTATTCTTCTCGTATATCAAGCATCCTGGTAACACACCAAAACCCAAGAATGGCTGGATGATCGTCTTGATAGCGACCGAAGCCAACAAATGAGTTCCAAATAGCAGAAACGCCATCTGAAAAGTGGCTCAGATCTACACAGTCCTCACCACAAACCACCTGGATGTTCTTCCCGGCAGCAACCTCTTGAATAACCCACACTCTTTGAAACTATGGGCGTTGAAGGAGAAGTAGCATGCTCTCTAGTCCAGACTCATCAGCCTCGTGCCGATTGGGTCGTGGGGCCCTGCGGTATAAACTCCGAAATTTATCGTAAAAAGAGGTTGATTTGACCAAAGTTCTGGTCTTGTCTCGATTTCATTCTCGTCTCGTTTCATGAAACGGAATGCATTTTTGGTAACATCATCACTTTTGCCTAGCCAAACCAAGACTTCCGCAGAGCGAGAATAGATCTTTCCCATGAGGGGGACTTGGAATTCCTTCTCCACTGTGTCTTGCTGGTTGATGCAAATGGCGTCGATCCAGACAGTGAACTTTGAGGATTTCTTCATtaaagagataaaaagatCTAGTAGCGTCTGGCTAAGAGGGAGGGAGTCGCCATTGTGAAACTCAATTCTCGCTATGTCTGCTGAATTGTCCCAGCAGTAGGAAATAGCGGTGTATTCTGGAGGGTCGTCAAGAGGCACAACCCTGAAGTTGCCGATAGGCTCAGAATTTCCTTCTTTAACATTGATATCCAAGATCCTGATATAGTTCCCGAAGAGGGGGGGATATGTAATATTCATAGTGATTTAGATCTTAAGGGCAGAACTATAAGGATTTAGCCAAGAATTGAAAGAACGGGGAGGACTAGTCTGTGGGGCCAGAGGAAGGATAACCTTAGCCTGTTTTGGAACTGTGAGAGTGAAATCTCTGTTGGTTTTCAGTGGGGTATAGCGTGAGCAGCCTGGACTAAGGCCAGAATCGGGGACGGAAGTGCTCATTCCGCGGCTGATGAATACCGAAGTCCCGTATCGAAATTCGGAACTAGCACGGAAATTGGTAGCACCGATGAAATGCGATCATATCCATAACTAAATTCAAACATGCCATATGTTATAAGCAGCTCAAAAGGAAAGGCATTAAAAGGTATCACTGTCCCCAGCGCCCGAATTCAACATCGAGACTCGAACACCAGAGATCATTGTATATGTCTTTGGCACTGGTCTTTATCGATAAACAAATCTAACAAGCAGTCTTTACCACCCTAATCATGATGCCTCCAATGGCACAAAGAACGTTGCTTGAGAAGGGATGGTCATTCAGGAATGCAACAGATAGCCGTGATGCTTGGAAACCCGTGGCCAGAGTGCCGACAGTTGCCCACATTGACTTGATTGAAAATGGAATGTTAGTACGTCGAGTTCTTCACTTTTCCAGGTGCTAATTGATGACCTACCTAGCATCCCTGATCCATTTCTCGATATGAATGAGCTCGAAGTCGAGTGGGTTGGAGAGACGGCTTGGACTTACCGCACTACTTTTGGCTCGCCCTCTGCCAACAGTAAATCGGTGTATCTTATCTTCGAGGGTCTTGATACTTTTgctcaagtcaagctcaacGATGTCGTCATACTCGAGAGCGATAACATGTTCCTCAGCCACCGTGTTGATATCACTAACAAGCTTTCTGACGAGGGGACCAATGTGCTGAGCATTGATTTTGACAGTGCGCTGCTCAAGGCCAGAGAAATCACAAAGCAATATCCTGATCATCGATGGGAGCTCTTCAATGGAGAGGCTGGACGCTTAGTTGTGAGAAAAGCTCAATATCACTGGGTATGTACCATAATTGAAAGACAAAAGACCTTCTGCTAAGCAAACACACAGGGATGGGATTGGGGTCCGGTGCTTAACACGGCCGGTCCATGGAAGCCAGTCTGGCTTGAAGTGTCATCAGCCCATATAAATGACTTCCTCCTCAATTACAGCGTTTCTCCAGACCTCAAAGAGGTTCTGGGCTCGGTTGAAGTCGATGTTGAAGGGCATTATGACACGGCAAATGTCTCTATCCAGTTTCAAGACAATATCGTCTACagtacagcagcagcagcaaggtcTTCCAGCGGCCGTCTAGTTATCCCTTTCACTATAGGTACTAGCCATACGCGCTTCTGCAAGTTCTAAGTACTAACAGCTACCAACTAGATCAACCGAAGCTGTGGTATCCCGCTGGATGCGGTCATCAGTCTCGATACACCGTGAGTGTCAGTATCTCCAAAGACGGCCAGAAACTTGATGCAAAGACCAAGAAGACTGGCTTCCGGAAAAGCGAACTTGTTCAAGATGGAGACTCCCATGGAAAATCGTTCTTTTTCagaatcaacaacatcgacaTCTTCTGTGGCGGCTCGTGCTGGATTCCTGCCGACAACTTTCTACCTCGAATCACTACTGCCAAATACCGGGAGTGGTTAAAGCTCATGATAGAAGGCAATCAAATCATGACAAGGTAAGGGGTAATCGATGAGCCTGATATATCGGTACAGAATAGCTGACGCAATCTCAATCAGAGTTTGGGGCGGTGGCATCTATGAAGACGATGCTTTCTATGACTGCTGCGATGAGATGGGCATTCTTGTTTGGCAGGATTTCATGTTTGGCTGTGGAAACTATCCTGTAGGGCCAGCACTGATAAGATCGATTCGCGAGGAGGCAGTGCAGAACGTCAGCCGactgcatcatcatccttccGTTGTGGTTTACGCCGGCAACAATGAGGATTACCAGGTTCAAGAGCAGGCTGGCCTTGAGTACAATCCAGAGGACAatgatccttcttcttggctcaaGACTTCTTTTCCTGCTCGGTACTACTACGAGTACCTTTTACCAGAGGTTGTCAGTCAAGTATCTCCAGGGATGGCGTACTGGCCTGGGTCCCCATTTTCCGGAGGTAAAGACACGACTGACAAAACTACTGGAGATCTCCATCAGTGGAACGGTATGTGACGGTAAAGACTTCCGGCTGCTTACATACTGACATCTCCACAGTTTGGCATGGCACACAGGAGAAATACCAGGTCTTTGACAGGCTCGGTGGCAGGTTCAACAGCGAGTTTGGCATGGAGGCTTTTCCAGCCTTATCGACGATTGAGCACTGCATTACCAAACAGAGCGACCGCTTTCCGCAGTCTCAGATGATGGATTTCCACAATAAGGCAGATGGCCACGAACGACGAATTGCTACTTACGTGGTGGAGAACTTCCGTCCCCTTCCAGACCTTGAAGTATAGTTTCTCCCTTTTCAGAAGCAGAGCTCTATTGCTGAcccctcatcctcaccaGTCTCACATATACCTGACACAGCTTTGCCAAAGCGAAGCCATGACTTTTGCGTACCGCAGTTGGCGTCGTCAATGGGGCGATGATCGCCGATGCGGCGGCGTTCTGGTCTGGCAGATGAACGACTGCTGGCCCGCCATCTCATGGTCCATCGTCGACTATTTCCTCACCAAGAAGCCAGCTTACTATTCTATTCGTCGAGCTCTTAAGCCCATCGCTGCCGGCGTCCAACGGCAACACCATGACTGGAGTGTTGTTCATGCCAGACCAGCGAAGACTTCTTCGTTTGAGGTTTGGGTTGCGAGTAGTAAGCAGCATGAGGTAACTGTCACTGTTGAAATTCGCTTCATTTCAATCAGTACTGGTAGGGATATCAGGGATAAAATCGTGAAGGGCAACGCGGTTCTGATTCCAAATGGTACAACTGATATCCTCACTGGGCAGATTGACAACGCAAAAGATGAGCCGCATGTCATATCTGTCAGCGTTATGCAGGGCGACACTTGTGTCTCCCGAGACGTCGATTGGCCTCAACCTCTCAAGTATCTTGACTTTTCCGATAGAGGTGTTGAGGTTCAAGTCGGTCCAGATGGTTATCAACTCACAGCCAGCAAACCCACTAAAGGGTTGGTCTTTAAAGAGGTATCCGGTGTTTCTTTGGAGGACAACTGTGTAGATCTCATCCCGGGCGAAGTTGTCACTGTAAAGGTGAGGGGAAGTGGGACGTTATGGGGTACCCCAACATATAGATACCTCCATTAGGATGACCTCTCTACATTTACAATCTTGCCTTGAATAACTCGGTGTCCTTTACCCACTTGCCGCCAATTGGGCGTCCTCCGCGCAAACGCGTCAATGCGACACCATCTTCGACAGGAGCGAACAGGGGCAATCCTGTTTGTGCGATGCCATAGTCACGAATCACCGCCTGGCCTCGGGGCGACACAAGGTACAAGAAAAAACCGCGTACTTGGCGTGCCGCGGGGGTATCCGCCTCTACCATATCTGGTGAAAATGAAGCATAGCAACTGTTCATCAAAACATCCTTTGAGTGAGTTGgctcgaagaagatggtaGAATTGGAAATGGTGCCAAGTCCAGTCTGCCGCAAGACTGTTGACCGATCAGTCAGGAAGTAGGCACCAGCTGCATCAGCCCCTTTAAGAGCCTCTGGTGGCGATAGAATGCTTCTCTTGTACcaggatgatgttgacgcTTGGTCATCCCATGGCTCCCGGCCAGTCAAGGACCAGATTTCGCGTTCTTTCCACATAGTTGCAGAATGGTCGACACGACTGTGGAACAGGCTGCCCGAGGCAGCGATCTTCTCAAAAGCATCAGGTAATGAGTCTGCGGATGCCAGTCCCGCAGGGTCTGTAAGGGGTCCTGCTAGGCAAAAGTGGTCGTGGAATATGCATCCAGCTGTGTATGACCATCCTTCAGCCTGAGCTAAAGCTTCCTGGTCACGTTCATAAGTCAAAGCAAAGTCAATGGACCCTTTCAGTAGCGCTAGCTGCGTGTTGCGGGAGTGGTTGCACATCCAC
Protein-coding regions in this window:
- a CDS encoding hypothetical protein (EggNog:ENOG41), with protein sequence MNITYPPLFGNYIRILDINVKEGNSEPIGNFRVVPLDDPPEYTAISYCWDNSADIARIEFHNGDSLPLSQTLLDLFISLMKKSSKFTVWIDAICINQQDTVEKEFQVPLMGKIYSRSAEVLVWLGKSDDVTKNAFRFMKRDENEIETRPELWSNQPLFTINFGFQRVWVIQEVAAGKNIQVVCGEDCVDLSHFSDGVSAIWNSFVGFGRYQDDHPAILGFWCVTRMLDIREEYQKKAYEGESGVCYETLLQAAYHCQATRTCDKVFAFHGIADKRPVPKANYRITEEQVFIATAEALLCNGDSLDLLALSWMGYMRQHSNIPTWAPDLRCHAYDEPLVLCDSAGWDAGGCLKTSPKIDTESSRRLRLHVKPIDTIHVICPPFASWVVKQQREAVKSVLALRTRLAGNLSMEAWMDRLAESLIMGLDIDDNRLRVGMPGWDELRRHFDEWLRWVQSSSRQKDLHKIESNKYHRIIRPRIDTMKAFATSQGIFGIGPEPIMKGDVVCTVPGCRVPLVLRLDPLSADEEMISPSVQTWALVSWCYVDGLMFGEAKDLDNPVVDMLLR
- a CDS encoding hypothetical protein (CAZy:GH2), whose product is MNELEVEWVGETAWTYRTTFGSPSANSKSVYLIFEGLDTFAQVKLNDVVILESDNMFLSHRVDITNKLSDEGTNVLSIDFDSALLKAREITKQYPDHRWELFNGEAGRLVVRKAQYHWGWDWGPVLNTAGPWKPVWLEVSSAHINDFLLNYSVSPDLKEVLGSVEVDVEGHYDTANVSIQFQDNIVYSTAAAARSSSGRLVIPFTIDQPKLWYPAGCGHQSRYTVSVSISKDGQKLDAKTKKTGFRKSELVQDGDSHGKSFFFRINNIDIFCGGSCWIPADNFLPRITTAKYREWLKLMIEGNQIMTRVWGGGIYEDDAFYDCCDEMGILVWQDFMFGCGNYPVGPALIRSIREEAVQNVSRLHHHPSVVVYAGNNEDYQVQEQAGLEYNPEDNDPSSWLKTSFPARYYYEYLLPEVVSQVSPGMAYWPGSPFSGGKDTTDKTTGDLHQWNVWHGTQEKYQVFDRLGGRFNSEFGMEAFPALSTIEHCITKQSDRFPQSQMMDFHNKADGHERRIATYVVENFRPLPDLELCQSEAMTFAYRSWRRQWGDDRRCGGVLVWQMNDCWPAISWSIVDYFLTKKPAYYSIRRALKPIAAGVQRQHHDWSVVHARPAKTSSFEVWVASSKQHEVTVTVEIRFISISTGRDIRDKIVKGNAVLIPNGTTDILTGQIDNAKDEPHVISVSVMQGDTCVSRDVDWPQPLKYLDFSDRGVEVQVGPDGYQLTASKPTKGLVFKEVSGVSLEDNCVDLIPGEVVTVKVRGSGTLWGTPTYRYLH